A single region of the Wenzhouxiangella sp. XN24 genome encodes:
- a CDS encoding general secretion pathway protein GspB gives MSLILDALRKSEHQRQREGGPGLAIVPESTSPRRPGPWTLLLGGLLLLNLVVIAAVFLFDGDEAGPVVADPPAAPAQGVTRAAPTASTGPRTVSPVGANSLPPAGESTLRSAPVTLPTRPPRNEVRSLTTETAPRSSAASAEPRRPEASSTPQSGSVARGPDTTETSGSGSTASGPARTSPGTDRQAGEDARLPRFADLVVRGELAVPNMHIDIHVYSAVADERFVFINMRRYNEGQKTQEGPVVERIVTDGVVMEHQGQRFFMPRD, from the coding sequence ATGTCGCTGATCCTCGATGCACTGCGGAAATCGGAGCACCAGCGGCAGCGCGAAGGCGGGCCCGGGCTCGCGATCGTGCCGGAAAGCACGTCCCCCCGAAGGCCGGGTCCCTGGACGCTGCTGCTCGGCGGCCTGCTGCTGCTCAACCTCGTGGTCATCGCGGCGGTTTTTCTTTTCGACGGCGACGAGGCGGGACCCGTGGTCGCGGATCCGCCGGCGGCTCCCGCCCAAGGTGTCACGCGTGCCGCTCCCACGGCATCGACCGGGCCGCGCACGGTTTCACCTGTCGGCGCGAACTCACTGCCGCCGGCGGGCGAGTCGACGCTGCGCAGCGCCCCGGTAACGCTGCCGACACGGCCACCCCGCAACGAGGTGCGCTCACTGACGACCGAGACCGCCCCGCGCAGCAGCGCCGCTTCCGCGGAGCCCCGCCGCCCGGAAGCGTCGTCGACTCCGCAGTCCGGCTCGGTGGCCCGCGGACCGGACACGACCGAGACGTCCGGCTCCGGCTCGACCGCGTCAGGCCCGGCGAGGACTTCGCCAGGCACGGACCGCCAGGCCGGCGAGGACGCCCGGCTGCCGCGTTTCGCCGATCTCGTCGTGCGCGGGGAACTGGCGGTCCCCAATATGCATATCGACATCCACGTCTACAGCGCCGTGGCCGATGAGCGATTCGTGTTCATCAACATGCGTCGTTACAACGAGGGGCAGAAAACGCAGGAAGGCCCCGTCGTCGAGCGCATCGTGACCGACGGCGTGGTCATGGAACACCAGGGCCAGCGTTTCTTCATGCCCCGGGACTGA
- a CDS encoding DUF4286 family protein: MQDSSLIYEVTLEPDPEILGDFEAWLEYHVDEMLELPGFTGATIHKAENPDTGAPLRVVRYELLDRPALQRYLEEHAARMRAQGIERFGGRFRASRRIVFEGRDAALTDARPCPNCSELLWGQYCANCGQRARTRMITFWELVKDAGDLVASLDSRLWRTLGLLMFRPGRLTLNYLQGRRASYVPPARLFIATSIVFFFVASLNTQVEFGPGDVVYEAQDGFGEVEAPDADGPDTPATPEATEAPDTESDKGTDIEGEVGGIHFDGDCNVDYSDVPDWLVRLVPEQRAEDICERITADRGRSFSQALLSNVPAMMFLFLPLMALVMKLAYPLSGRYYAEHLLFLVHYHSFFYLLNLSVMLLRRVSERDFFPAFLEMPIGLLIAGAFVYIPIYLFRAMRVVYGQGFWLTAFKYTLLAIAYFLALLTTFLGLLLYTAVTL; this comes from the coding sequence GTGCAAGACAGCAGCCTCATCTACGAGGTCACGCTCGAGCCGGACCCCGAGATCCTGGGGGACTTCGAGGCGTGGCTCGAATACCACGTCGATGAGATGCTCGAACTGCCGGGCTTTACCGGCGCGACCATTCACAAGGCGGAAAACCCGGACACGGGCGCCCCGTTGCGCGTCGTCCGTTACGAGTTGCTCGACCGGCCGGCGCTGCAGCGTTACCTGGAGGAACACGCCGCCCGGATGCGCGCGCAGGGTATCGAGCGCTTCGGCGGACGGTTCCGCGCCAGCCGGCGAATAGTGTTCGAGGGCCGCGACGCGGCGCTGACCGATGCGCGGCCCTGCCCGAATTGCAGCGAGCTCCTCTGGGGCCAGTACTGCGCGAACTGTGGCCAGCGTGCACGCACGCGCATGATCACCTTCTGGGAACTGGTCAAGGACGCCGGCGACCTGGTGGCGTCGCTCGACTCGCGTCTCTGGCGCACCCTCGGCCTCCTGATGTTCCGTCCGGGCCGCCTGACGCTGAACTATCTCCAGGGCCGGCGGGCCAGTTACGTGCCGCCCGCCCGCCTCTTCATCGCGACCAGCATCGTGTTCTTCTTCGTCGCATCGCTGAACACCCAGGTCGAGTTCGGTCCGGGGGACGTGGTCTACGAGGCACAGGACGGTTTCGGCGAGGTCGAGGCGCCGGACGCGGATGGTCCCGATACGCCCGCGACACCGGAGGCAACCGAAGCACCGGACACCGAATCCGACAAAGGCACCGATATCGAGGGAGAAGTCGGCGGCATCCATTTCGACGGCGACTGCAACGTCGACTACTCGGATGTGCCGGACTGGCTCGTGCGGCTCGTGCCCGAGCAGCGCGCCGAGGACATATGCGAACGCATCACGGCGGATCGCGGCCGCTCATTCTCCCAGGCGTTGCTGAGCAACGTGCCCGCGATGATGTTCCTGTTCCTGCCGCTCATGGCGCTGGTCATGAAACTGGCCTATCCGCTGTCCGGGCGGTATTACGCCGAGCACCTGCTGTTCCTGGTGCATTACCACTCGTTTTTCTACCTCCTGAATCTTTCGGTGATGCTGCTGCGCCGGGTCAGCGAACGGGACTTCTTCCCGGCCTTCCTCGAGATGCCGATCGGGCTGCTGATCGCCGGCGCGTTCGTCTACATCCCGATCTACCTGTTCCGCGCCATGCGCGTGGTCTACGGCCAGGGATTCTGGCTGACGGCGTTCAAGTACACATTGCTGGCCATCGCCTACTTCCTGGCGTTGCTGACGACCTTCCTGGGCCTGCTGCTCTACACGGCCGTGACGCTGTAG
- a CDS encoding ABC transporter ATP-binding protein, whose protein sequence is MKALELKQLAKTYPNGVQALKGIDLSVEQGDFFALLGPNGAGKSTTIGIITSLVTKTGGQATVFGHDIDRDFSAAKACIGLVPQELNLNQFEKVESIVATQGGYYGMPRRVALERTEKYLRELQLWDRRHDIARSLSGGMKRRLMIARALVHEPQLLILDEPTAGVDIEIRRSMWDYLRKVNGEGVTIILTTHYLEEAENLCRNVAIIDQGRIIENDRMSRVLRKLQVETFVLTLETELAAAPELDGYAARLRDANTLEVDVAAGQDINTLFAELSAAGLRIASMRNKTNRLEELFMRLVDQKTDGRAA, encoded by the coding sequence ATGAAAGCCCTCGAACTCAAGCAACTCGCGAAGACCTATCCGAACGGCGTACAGGCCCTGAAAGGCATCGACCTGAGCGTCGAGCAGGGGGATTTCTTCGCCCTGCTCGGTCCGAACGGCGCCGGCAAGAGCACCACCATCGGCATCATTACCTCCCTCGTCACGAAGACCGGCGGGCAGGCGACGGTCTTCGGTCATGATATCGACCGCGATTTTTCGGCCGCCAAGGCGTGCATCGGGCTGGTGCCGCAGGAACTGAACCTCAACCAGTTCGAGAAGGTCGAGAGCATCGTCGCGACCCAGGGCGGCTATTACGGCATGCCGCGCCGCGTGGCCCTCGAGCGCACGGAGAAATACCTGCGCGAACTGCAGCTGTGGGATCGTCGCCATGACATCGCGCGTTCGCTGTCCGGGGGCATGAAACGGCGCCTGATGATCGCACGCGCCCTCGTCCACGAGCCGCAGCTGCTGATTCTCGACGAGCCGACGGCCGGCGTGGATATCGAGATCCGCCGTTCCATGTGGGACTACCTGCGCAAGGTCAACGGCGAGGGCGTCACGATCATCCTCACGACCCATTACCTGGAAGAAGCCGAGAACCTCTGCCGCAATGTCGCCATCATCGACCAGGGACGCATCATCGAGAACGACCGCATGAGCCGCGTACTGCGCAAGCTGCAGGTCGAGACTTTTGTCCTGACGCTGGAGACGGAGCTTGCTGCGGCGCCGGAGCTCGACGGATATGCGGCACGACTCCGCGATGCCAACACGCTGGAGGTCGACGTGGCCGCCGGGCAGGACATCAACACGCTGTTTGCCGAACTCAGCGCGGCCGGGCTCCGGATCGCCTCGATGCGTAACAAGACCAATCGCCTCGAGGAACTGTTCATGCGCCTGGTGGACCAGAAGACCGACGGCCGGGCGGCCTGA
- a CDS encoding ExeA family protein, with protein sequence MYASFFGLNEKPFSITPDPRYLYLGRRHAEALAHLLYGITESGGFIQLTGEVGTGKTTVVRSLLEQLPEHAEVALVLNPRLSPAEFLLTICEELHVEVPDRSSPKAVVDALNRHLLEAHAAGRRVVLIVDEAQNLSADVLEQIRLLTNLETAKQKLLQIILIGQPELREVLARSDLRQLAQRITGRYHLEPLEADELRAYVRHRLEVAGSRAELFTPGAVKALHHHSGGVPRLVNVIADRALLGAWAREETVVSPAMARKAASEVFGEPRRRSRRRVPLAALLMLGIALAILAGVGTALLREHFASPAGISTVQSTGVPEAANSRAMVPASGAAPVPALGLAEPARDDEPGGASAAGIAPVSADDAGPATPDPAAMAHQNPAAESVPVRESAPPLAERLALGELATGTDQAFTALLGRWQLTYRPTAGPACEQVAAQGLQCLLQRGTWGELAALNRPAILVLSDRDGREHQLVLNRVSDGMAELVAGQQAITVPLGELLTLWFGEYLLLWRAEAGDGRVLARGATGTDVLWLRRVLGELRGAPVLPADSRTYDPGLEAAVREFQRSRRLAADGIAGAMTLISVNEALDLPGRERLQDDT encoded by the coding sequence ATGTACGCAAGCTTCTTCGGCCTCAACGAGAAACCGTTCTCCATCACGCCCGATCCGCGGTACCTGTACCTCGGGCGCCGGCATGCGGAGGCGCTCGCGCATCTCCTGTACGGCATCACCGAGAGCGGCGGCTTCATCCAGTTGACCGGCGAGGTCGGGACCGGCAAGACGACCGTGGTCCGCAGCCTGCTCGAGCAACTGCCCGAACACGCGGAAGTGGCGCTGGTGCTCAACCCGCGCCTGTCGCCGGCGGAGTTCCTGCTCACGATCTGCGAAGAGCTGCATGTCGAGGTGCCGGACCGTTCCAGCCCGAAGGCCGTGGTAGACGCCCTCAACCGGCACCTTCTCGAGGCCCATGCCGCGGGGCGCCGCGTCGTGCTGATCGTCGACGAGGCGCAGAATCTATCCGCGGACGTGCTGGAACAGATCCGGCTGTTGACCAACCTGGAAACGGCCAAGCAGAAGTTGCTGCAGATCATCCTGATCGGGCAACCCGAGCTGCGCGAGGTGCTGGCGCGCAGCGACCTGCGCCAGCTGGCGCAGCGCATCACCGGCCGTTACCACCTCGAGCCGCTGGAGGCGGACGAGCTGCGCGCCTACGTGCGCCATCGCCTCGAAGTCGCGGGCAGCCGCGCCGAGCTGTTCACGCCGGGTGCGGTCAAGGCCCTGCACCATCATTCCGGCGGCGTCCCGCGGCTGGTGAACGTGATCGCGGACCGGGCGTTGCTCGGCGCCTGGGCCAGGGAGGAGACCGTCGTCTCTCCCGCCATGGCGCGCAAGGCGGCCAGCGAAGTCTTCGGCGAACCCCGACGGCGAAGCCGCCGGCGGGTGCCGCTCGCGGCGTTGTTGATGCTCGGCATCGCCCTCGCCATTCTCGCCGGGGTCGGGACCGCGCTGCTGCGCGAGCATTTCGCGAGCCCTGCCGGCATATCGACCGTGCAATCCACCGGGGTGCCGGAGGCGGCGAACAGCCGTGCCATGGTCCCGGCGAGCGGCGCGGCGCCGGTTCCGGCGCTCGGCCTTGCCGAGCCGGCCCGGGACGATGAGCCCGGCGGCGCATCCGCTGCCGGGATCGCTCCCGTCAGCGCCGACGATGCCGGCCCCGCCACGCCCGATCCCGCCGCCATGGCGCATCAAAACCCCGCGGCGGAAAGCGTTCCGGTACGCGAGTCCGCCCCTCCCCTGGCGGAACGCCTGGCGCTCGGCGAGCTGGCGACCGGGACGGACCAGGCCTTCACCGCCCTGCTGGGCCGCTGGCAGCTGACGTACCGGCCGACCGCGGGCCCGGCCTGCGAGCAGGTGGCGGCCCAGGGACTGCAGTGCCTGCTGCAACGCGGCACCTGGGGAGAACTGGCGGCGCTCAACCGGCCGGCCATCCTGGTGCTCAGCGATCGCGACGGTCGCGAACACCAGCTGGTGCTCAACCGGGTCAGCGACGGCATGGCGGAACTCGTCGCCGGACAGCAGGCGATCACCGTGCCCCTCGGCGAACTGCTCACGTTGTGGTTCGGCGAGTATCTGCTGCTGTGGCGGGCCGAGGCCGGGGACGGCCGAGTCCTGGCGCGCGGCGCCACCGGCACCGACGTGTTGTGGCTGCGAAGGGTCCTCGGCGAATTGCGCGGTGCGCCGGTACTGCCGGCAGACTCCCGGACTTACGACCCCGGCCTCGAGGCGGCAGTGCGGGAGTTCCAGCGCAGCCGGCGGCTCGCAGCAGACGGCATCGCGGGGGCGATGACCCTGATCTCGGTGAACGAAGCGCTCGACCTCCCCGGCCGGGAGCGCCTGCAGGACGACACCTGA
- a CDS encoding ABC transporter permease, which produces MKFREQWYALSTLIIKEYNRIVRIWVQTIVPPAITMTLYFIIFGSLIGRRIGQMDGFNYMEFIAPGLIMLAVITHSYGNVVSSFFGAKFGRHIEEMLVSPMPNSLILIGHVAGGVIRGLMVGAIVTIVALFFTRLQVQHPWVVLSTVVLTSIVFSLGGFINAVFAKKFDDISIVPTFVLTPLTYLGGVFYSISLLPEFWQGVSRANPILYMVNAFRYGVLGTSDIPIGTAYGIIFVAIALLYGFSLYLLNRGTGTRE; this is translated from the coding sequence ATGAAATTCCGCGAACAGTGGTACGCGCTCTCGACGCTGATCATCAAGGAGTACAACCGCATCGTGCGGATCTGGGTCCAGACCATCGTCCCGCCCGCGATCACGATGACGCTGTATTTCATCATCTTCGGCAGCCTGATCGGGCGGCGCATCGGCCAGATGGACGGCTTCAACTACATGGAGTTCATCGCCCCCGGCCTGATCATGCTGGCGGTGATCACACACTCCTACGGCAACGTCGTCAGCAGTTTCTTCGGCGCGAAGTTCGGCCGCCACATCGAGGAGATGCTCGTCTCGCCGATGCCGAACTCCCTGATCCTGATAGGCCACGTGGCGGGCGGCGTGATCCGCGGCCTGATGGTCGGCGCCATCGTCACCATCGTCGCGCTGTTTTTCACGCGCCTGCAGGTGCAGCATCCGTGGGTGGTGCTTTCGACCGTCGTATTGACGTCCATCGTGTTCTCGCTGGGCGGTTTCATCAACGCCGTGTTCGCCAAGAAGTTCGACGACATCAGCATCGTCCCGACTTTCGTGCTCACGCCGTTGACCTACCTTGGCGGCGTGTTCTATTCGATCTCCCTGTTGCCCGAGTTCTGGCAGGGGGTGTCGCGAGCCAACCCGATCCTCTACATGGTCAACGCCTTTCGCTACGGTGTGCTCGGCACGTCCGACATCCCGATCGGCACCGCCTACGGCATCATCTTCGTCGCCATCGCCCTCTTGTACGGTTTTTCGCTGTACCTGTTGAACAGGGGCACGGGCACCCGCGAGTGA
- a CDS encoding malate dehydrogenase, with protein sequence MTQPTRVAITGAAGQIGYQLAFRIASGQLLGPDTPVILQLLEIPPALGALKGVEMELLDCAFPTLAGVVATDQPAEAFGDANYALLVGAKPRGPGMERKDLLMENAKIFSAQGKALNDHADRKVRVLVVGNPANTNALIAYSNAPDLDHARFTAMTRLDHNRALAQLAGKTGTPVKDIRQMTIWGNHSATQYPDISHCTVAGKPAPSLVDEAWVKDDFIPTVQQRGAAIIKARGLSSAASAASSAIDHVHDWALGSPEDDWVSMAVPSDGSYGVAEGIVYSFPVRCKNGRWEIVQGLEISDFSRERMKATEAELLEERDGVKDLL encoded by the coding sequence ATGACCCAACCCACACGAGTCGCCATCACGGGCGCCGCCGGCCAGATCGGCTACCAGCTCGCCTTCCGCATCGCCTCCGGCCAGCTGCTCGGCCCGGACACCCCCGTCATCCTGCAGCTGCTCGAAATCCCTCCGGCGCTGGGTGCGCTCAAGGGCGTCGAGATGGAATTGCTCGACTGCGCTTTCCCGACGCTCGCCGGCGTGGTCGCCACCGACCAGCCGGCCGAGGCTTTCGGTGATGCGAACTACGCCCTGCTGGTCGGCGCGAAACCGCGCGGTCCGGGGATGGAGCGCAAGGACCTGCTGATGGAGAACGCGAAGATCTTCTCCGCCCAGGGCAAGGCGCTGAACGACCACGCCGACCGCAAGGTGCGCGTACTGGTCGTGGGCAACCCGGCCAACACCAATGCGCTGATCGCCTATTCGAACGCACCCGACCTGGACCATGCGCGCTTCACCGCCATGACCCGGCTCGACCACAACCGCGCGCTCGCCCAGCTGGCCGGGAAAACCGGCACGCCGGTGAAAGACATCCGCCAGATGACCATCTGGGGCAACCATTCCGCCACCCAGTACCCGGACATCAGCCACTGTACCGTGGCCGGCAAGCCGGCGCCTTCGCTGGTGGACGAGGCCTGGGTGAAAGACGACTTCATTCCCACCGTGCAGCAGCGCGGCGCGGCCATCATCAAGGCGCGCGGACTCTCGTCGGCGGCCTCCGCCGCGTCCTCGGCCATCGACCACGTGCACGACTGGGCGCTGGGCAGTCCGGAGGACGACTGGGTCAGCATGGCGGTCCCGTCGGACGGCAGCTATGGCGTGGCCGAGGGGATCGTGTATTCCTTCCCGGTGCGCTGCAAGAACGGCCGCTGGGAGATCGTGCAGGGGCTGGAGATCAGCGACTTCAGCCGCGAGCGCATGAAGGCCACGGAGGCCGAGCTGCTCGAAGAGCGCGACGGGGTGAAGGACCTCCTGTAA
- a CDS encoding acyl-CoA dehydrogenase yields the protein MATLFWFLLFVGGAIALAYRRVSLGVFTASAGAALLAYTIFGSGGVLWTLLLWVLFAGLVALNVEDFRRERLTRPMLKMYRKMLPSMSRTEREALEAGTVWWEGELFAGVPRWNKLLGAPAPQLSEEEQAFLDGPCEELCRMNDEWQVTHSLQDLAPETWKFLRENGFFAMIIPKHYGGLEFSAYAHSQVLTKVASRSATLASTVAVPNSLGPAELLHKYGTEEQKNRWLPGLADGTEIPCFGLTSPRAGSDAASIPDTGVVCKKTVDGEEVLGLRMNFSKRYITLAPVATVVGVAFRLFDPEGLLGDEKDLGITLALVPAGTPGMEIGRRHLPLSVPFMNGPIEGKDVFVPLDAIIGGPKMAGQGWRMLMECLSVGRCISLPSNANGGAKAGVFATGAYGRIRKQFGMPIGRFEGVQEALARMAGLAYIVDAARSVTIAAVDAGEKPAVPAAILKYHCTEMARVVANDAMDIHGGKAICMGPGNYLGTGYDSIPVMITVEGANILTRSLMIFGQGAIRCHPFVLKEIHAAQDPDREAGLEAFDQALFGHIGYAFSNAARAFVLGLTGARGADSPTRGPTRRYYQHIGRFSAAFALVSDTAMLTLGGALKKKEMLSARLGDILSNLYLASMVLKHFENQGRREADLPLVEWASRFLLYRAQEQLHGFLRNFPVRSVSWLLRFIVFPRGRGFSAPRDRLSRRIVEGVINPGEMRDRLCEGVYRTVEPGNPLGLLQEAMELSIEVAPLEKRVRKGVKEGAITALDFAGQLDEAVAAEILTTEEAARLREADEKVMALIHVDDFAPEDLKPLVQPPKPAAKRRRTTTRRKEPASTVSDDV from the coding sequence GTGGCGACTCTGTTCTGGTTCCTCCTGTTCGTCGGCGGCGCGATCGCGCTGGCCTATCGTCGCGTCAGCCTGGGCGTGTTCACCGCCTCCGCCGGCGCCGCCCTGCTCGCCTACACCATTTTCGGCAGCGGCGGCGTGTTGTGGACGCTGTTGTTGTGGGTGCTGTTCGCGGGCCTGGTGGCGCTGAACGTCGAGGACTTCCGGCGCGAGCGGCTGACCCGCCCGATGCTCAAGATGTACCGCAAGATGCTGCCCTCGATGTCGCGTACCGAGCGCGAGGCGCTGGAAGCCGGCACGGTGTGGTGGGAGGGCGAGCTGTTCGCCGGCGTGCCGCGCTGGAACAAGCTGCTCGGCGCCCCCGCCCCGCAGCTCTCGGAAGAAGAGCAGGCCTTCCTCGACGGCCCGTGCGAAGAGCTGTGCCGCATGAACGACGAGTGGCAGGTGACGCACTCGCTGCAGGACCTCGCGCCGGAGACCTGGAAGTTCCTGCGCGAGAACGGCTTTTTCGCCATGATCATCCCCAAGCACTACGGCGGGCTCGAGTTCTCGGCCTATGCCCACAGCCAGGTGCTGACGAAAGTCGCCAGCCGCAGCGCCACGCTGGCCTCGACGGTCGCCGTGCCCAACTCCCTCGGCCCCGCCGAGCTGCTGCACAAGTACGGCACCGAAGAGCAGAAGAACCGCTGGTTGCCCGGCCTGGCCGACGGCACCGAGATTCCCTGCTTCGGCCTCACCAGTCCGCGCGCCGGCTCGGACGCCGCCTCCATCCCCGATACCGGCGTCGTATGCAAGAAAACTGTCGATGGCGAGGAAGTCCTCGGCCTCCGCATGAACTTCTCCAAGCGCTACATCACCCTCGCGCCGGTCGCTACCGTGGTCGGCGTGGCGTTCCGCCTGTTCGATCCCGAAGGGCTGCTGGGCGATGAGAAGGACCTCGGCATCACCCTGGCGCTGGTCCCCGCAGGGACGCCCGGCATGGAGATCGGCCGCCGCCACCTGCCGCTGTCCGTGCCGTTCATGAACGGCCCGATCGAGGGCAAGGACGTGTTCGTGCCGCTGGACGCCATCATCGGCGGACCGAAGATGGCCGGCCAGGGCTGGCGCATGCTCATGGAGTGCCTGTCGGTGGGCCGCTGCATCTCCCTGCCATCCAACGCCAACGGCGGCGCCAAGGCCGGCGTGTTCGCGACCGGGGCCTACGGACGCATCCGCAAGCAGTTCGGCATGCCGATCGGCCGCTTCGAGGGCGTGCAGGAAGCGCTTGCACGCATGGCCGGCCTCGCCTACATCGTCGACGCGGCCCGCAGCGTGACCATCGCGGCCGTGGATGCCGGCGAGAAGCCGGCGGTGCCCGCCGCGATTCTGAAGTACCACTGCACGGAAATGGCCCGCGTGGTCGCCAACGACGCCATGGACATTCATGGCGGCAAGGCGATTTGCATGGGGCCGGGCAACTATCTCGGCACCGGTTACGACTCGATCCCGGTCATGATCACGGTCGAAGGCGCGAACATCCTGACGCGCAGCCTGATGATCTTCGGCCAGGGTGCGATCCGTTGCCATCCCTTCGTGCTGAAGGAAATCCATGCCGCCCAGGACCCGGACCGGGAAGCCGGGCTCGAGGCCTTCGACCAGGCGCTGTTCGGCCACATCGGCTACGCCTTCTCCAATGCGGCGCGCGCCTTCGTGCTCGGCCTGACGGGGGCGCGTGGCGCCGACAGCCCGACGCGCGGCCCGACGCGGCGTTATTACCAGCACATCGGCCGCTTCAGCGCCGCCTTCGCGCTGGTCTCCGATACCGCCATGCTGACGCTCGGCGGGGCGCTGAAGAAAAAAGAGATGCTCTCCGCGCGGCTGGGGGACATCCTGTCGAACCTGTACCTCGCCTCGATGGTGCTCAAGCATTTCGAGAACCAGGGACGTCGCGAGGCGGACCTGCCGCTGGTCGAGTGGGCCAGCCGCTTCCTGCTGTACCGTGCCCAGGAACAGTTGCACGGTTTCCTGCGGAATTTCCCGGTGCGTTCCGTGTCCTGGCTGCTGCGCTTCATCGTGTTCCCGCGGGGGCGCGGCTTCAGCGCGCCGCGCGACCGGCTCTCGCGGCGCATCGTCGAGGGCGTCATCAACCCCGGCGAGATGCGCGACCGTCTCTGCGAGGGCGTCTACCGCACAGTGGAGCCGGGCAACCCGCTCGGCCTGCTGCAGGAGGCGATGGAGCTGTCGATCGAGGTGGCGCCGCTGGAGAAGCGGGTCCGCAAGGGCGTCAAGGAAGGCGCCATCACCGCGCTCGATTTCGCCGGCCAGCTGGACGAGGCGGTCGCCGCGGAGATCCTGACGACCGAAGAGGCCGCACGGCTGCGCGAGGCCGACGAGAAAGTCATGGCCCTGATCCATGTCGATGATTTCGCGCCGGAAGATTTGAAGCCCTTGGTGCAGCCGCCCAAGCCCGCTGCGAAACGCCGTCGCACGACGACACGGCGCAAGGAACCCGCGTCAACCGTGTCGGACGACGTGTAG
- a CDS encoding GntR family transcriptional regulator, which yields MDGEWNDAQPIYRQLRDRVVTMILEGVLTDGDALPSVRNVAAEYRLNPLTVLKGYQELVDEGLVEKRRGRGMYVREGAGAALMKDERQAFVTEQWPEVVATIARLELDIDELLALAREQLDEKENSR from the coding sequence ATGGACGGCGAATGGAATGACGCCCAGCCCATCTATCGGCAGCTGCGCGATCGCGTGGTGACGATGATTCTCGAAGGTGTGCTCACCGACGGGGATGCGCTGCCCTCCGTACGAAATGTCGCGGCCGAATACCGGCTGAACCCGCTGACGGTACTGAAGGGTTACCAGGAACTCGTGGACGAAGGTCTCGTGGAAAAACGGCGCGGGCGGGGCATGTATGTCCGCGAGGGCGCCGGCGCCGCGCTGATGAAGGACGAGCGGCAGGCCTTCGTGACCGAGCAGTGGCCCGAGGTGGTCGCGACGATCGCCCGCCTCGAGCTGGATATCGATGAATTGCTGGCGCTGGCCCGCGAACAGCTGGACGAAAAGGAGAATTCCCGGTGA
- a CDS encoding SOS response-associated peptidase produces the protein MCGRYAFFTPTQAVARLFGAVESTAGDFAPRYNIAPTQRVPIVRWSAPEEGDTSASPLRMLSTARWGLVPFWAKDPAIGNRMINARGETVSDKPAFRAAFRRRRCLVPADGFFEWRKSGSGKQPWFIRAADEQPLALAGLWETWSPDGGEPLHTCTIITTAANGFMRPLHDRMPVILDAAGRETWLDRAASSDVLQAVLAPAPDDALEAWPVSRRVNRPANDDAALLEPVPPE, from the coding sequence ATGTGCGGCCGCTACGCATTCTTCACGCCGACCCAGGCCGTAGCCCGCCTGTTCGGTGCCGTCGAGTCCACGGCGGGTGACTTCGCACCACGCTATAACATCGCCCCCACGCAACGGGTGCCCATCGTGCGCTGGTCCGCGCCGGAGGAAGGCGACACGTCGGCGTCGCCGCTACGGATGTTGTCGACGGCCCGCTGGGGCCTCGTACCCTTCTGGGCGAAGGATCCGGCCATCGGCAACCGCATGATCAATGCCCGCGGCGAGACCGTCAGCGACAAGCCGGCCTTTCGTGCGGCGTTCCGCCGGCGCCGTTGCCTGGTGCCCGCCGACGGCTTTTTCGAATGGCGGAAAAGCGGCTCCGGAAAGCAGCCGTGGTTCATCCGCGCAGCGGACGAACAGCCGCTGGCCCTCGCCGGGCTGTGGGAGACGTGGTCGCCGGACGGGGGCGAACCCTTGCACACCTGCACGATCATCACGACCGCCGCGAATGGCTTCATGCGGCCGCTGCACGACCGGATGCCGGTGATCCTGGATGCCGCGGGCCGCGAGACCTGGCTCGACCGTGCGGCGTCTTCGGACGTGCTGCAGGCCGTGCTCGCGCCCGCGCCGGACGACGCACTGGAGGCCTGGCCCGTGAGCCGGCGCGTGAACCGTCCCGCGAATGACGACGCGGCGTTGCTCGAGCCGGTCCCCCCGGAATAG